From Rubrobacter calidifluminis, one genomic window encodes:
- the selD gene encoding selenide, water dikinase SelD, whose protein sequence is MDERTRIRLTRYSTKAGUASKFAPGDLEQALSGLVPGDAGGLVSGIESRDDAGYIPFGGGLLLQTADFFTPIVDDPYRFGQIAAANALSDVYAMGGEPLTAMNLVAFPCSLDLGILREILAGGLSKIEEAGARLCGGHSVQDDEPKYGLSVTGWVEEDRVTRNTGARPGDALVLTKPLGTGILTTALKRDLLPEKHLEETVRWATRLNRGARDAAREVGVSAATDVTGYGLLGHLLEMMEASGTGAIVHRRSVPLLDRASSLAAEGCYPGGLNNNRTYLQEKVHPDGVSEEDLLPLYDPQTSGGLLLSVPAERAGELVQALKARGELANIIGEVTEDSGVRVIP, encoded by the coding sequence ATGGACGAGCGAACGAGGATAAGGCTCACCAGGTACTCCACCAAGGCCGGTTGAGCGTCGAAGTTCGCTCCGGGGGACCTGGAGCAGGCACTCTCGGGACTCGTTCCCGGCGACGCCGGCGGACTCGTGAGCGGGATAGAGAGCCGCGACGATGCAGGCTACATCCCGTTCGGGGGTGGTCTCTTGCTGCAGACGGCAGACTTCTTCACCCCGATCGTGGACGATCCGTACCGATTCGGCCAGATCGCCGCGGCCAACGCCCTCTCGGATGTCTACGCGATGGGCGGCGAGCCCCTTACCGCGATGAACCTGGTCGCCTTCCCCTGCTCGCTCGACCTCGGCATACTGCGGGAGATCCTCGCCGGTGGGCTCTCGAAGATAGAGGAGGCCGGAGCCAGGCTCTGCGGCGGGCACTCGGTACAGGACGACGAACCGAAGTACGGCCTCTCTGTCACCGGCTGGGTGGAAGAGGATCGGGTCACCAGGAACACCGGGGCACGCCCCGGCGACGCTCTCGTACTTACCAAACCTCTGGGCACCGGCATCCTGACCACCGCCCTCAAACGCGACCTGCTCCCGGAGAAGCACCTCGAGGAGACCGTGCGGTGGGCCACCCGCCTCAACCGCGGCGCCCGCGACGCGGCCCGCGAGGTCGGCGTCTCCGCCGCCACGGACGTCACCGGCTACGGGCTGCTCGGACACCTCCTGGAGATGATGGAGGCGAGCGGGACAGGAGCGATCGTGCACCGGCGTAGCGTCCCGTTGCTCGATCGCGCCTCTTCGCTCGCCGCAGAGGGCTGTTACCCCGGCGGCCTGAACAACAACCGCACCTATCTGCAGGAGAAGGTGCACCCGGACGGTGTATCGGAGGAAGACCTCCTGCCGCTCTACGACCCGCAGACGAGCGGAGGCCTCCTGCTCTCGGTCCCGGCGGAGAGAGCCGGAGAGCTGGTGCAGGCGCTGAAGGCCCGCGGGGAGCTCGCGAACATCATCGGGGAGGTCACGGAAGACTCCGGAGTCAGGGTGATCCCCTAG
- a CDS encoding nitroreductase/quinone reductase family protein encodes MAGSGKRRRLEELGLPGWLSLVNPVVAFLQRLGLVVGPMCLISVPGRRSGRMRTTPVSLLVVDGRRYVVAGTGEADWVENARRAGWAILSRGRREERVRLVELPVEERVPILREFPEKVPGGVTFFRRLYGISGSPEEFAGLAPRCPVFRIEGGKMV; translated from the coding sequence ATGGCGGGCAGCGGGAAGAGGAGGCGTCTGGAGGAGCTGGGGTTGCCCGGCTGGTTGAGCCTGGTCAACCCGGTGGTCGCTTTTCTGCAGCGGCTGGGATTGGTGGTTGGGCCGATGTGTCTGATCTCGGTCCCGGGCCGCAGGAGCGGCAGGATGCGCACGACGCCGGTCTCCCTGCTGGTGGTGGACGGCCGGCGCTACGTGGTCGCCGGCACCGGGGAGGCGGATTGGGTGGAGAATGCCCGAAGGGCGGGGTGGGCGATCCTCTCCCGCGGGCGCCGCGAGGAGCGCGTGAGGCTGGTCGAGCTGCCCGTCGAGGAGCGCGTCCCCATCCTCAGGGAGTTCCCGGAGAAGGTGCCGGGCGGCGTAACGTTCTTCCGGCGCCTGTACGGCATCTCCGGGTCTCCGGAGGAGTTCGCGGGCCTGGCGCCGCGGTGCCCGGTATTCAGGATCGAGGGAGGAAAGATGGTTTGA
- a CDS encoding TetR/AcrR family transcriptional regulator, with protein sequence MRKDAVRNRERILDAARALFSERGVTGVTMSEIARAAGVGKGTLYRRFPNKGLLCEALLDEPTRVFQRRTMKLVSESGIGALEKLDRFLEEMVLFTEENLELLYGGQEPLCGSDRVERFSHPAYDWQRWTVLVLLREAEREGAIRRGLDLEYLAHALLAPLAVDLYHYQRHVLGFSSERIARGLRDLASEKL encoded by the coding sequence ATGCGCAAAGACGCGGTGCGCAACCGGGAGAGGATCCTCGATGCGGCGCGCGCTCTGTTCTCCGAGCGCGGGGTGACGGGGGTGACGATGTCCGAGATCGCCCGGGCCGCCGGGGTCGGGAAGGGGACGCTCTACCGGCGTTTTCCGAACAAGGGGCTTCTGTGCGAGGCGCTCCTCGACGAGCCCACCCGCGTCTTCCAGCGGCGGACGATGAAGCTCGTCTCGGAGAGCGGGATCGGTGCGCTGGAGAAGCTGGATCGGTTTCTGGAGGAGATGGTCCTCTTCACCGAGGAGAACCTGGAGCTGCTCTACGGGGGCCAGGAGCCGCTCTGCGGCTCGGACAGGGTCGAGCGGTTCTCGCACCCGGCCTACGACTGGCAGCGCTGGACCGTGCTGGTGCTGTTGCGAGAAGCCGAGCGGGAGGGTGCGATCAGACGGGGGCTCGACCTCGAGTATCTGGCGCACGCCCTGCTCGCCCCGCTCGCGGTGGATCTCTACCACTACCAGCGGCACGTGCTAGGTTTCAGTTCGGAGCGGATAGCCCGCGGGCTGCGCGACCTCGCCTCGGAGAAGCTCTAG
- a CDS encoding DNA integrity scanning protein DisA nucleotide-binding domain protein: protein MAKGKRTLFKEICSQKRGVNTRVLEQTIALAVEIAREGREGRKIGTLFVVGDSEEVLRRSKTLILDPLEGHPEERKHIEDANMRETVKELAQLDGAFVVSDDGVVVSATRYIDTTSEGVELPLGLGSRHMAAASVTRQTGAVAIVVSESSMVRMFDDGELISEIVPEFWMWDGYNSRLEGRTFTRTEEDITVIGKSD, encoded by the coding sequence TTGGCCAAAGGCAAGAGGACGCTCTTCAAGGAGATCTGCTCCCAGAAGCGGGGGGTCAACACCAGGGTCCTGGAGCAGACCATAGCCCTGGCGGTCGAGATAGCGCGCGAGGGACGCGAGGGACGCAAGATAGGTACGCTCTTCGTGGTCGGGGACTCCGAGGAGGTGCTCAGGCGCTCGAAGACCCTGATCCTCGACCCCCTGGAGGGGCATCCGGAGGAGCGCAAGCACATAGAGGACGCCAACATGCGTGAGACGGTAAAGGAGCTAGCCCAGCTCGATGGGGCTTTCGTCGTTTCGGACGATGGCGTCGTCGTCTCGGCCACCCGCTACATCGACACGACCTCCGAGGGGGTCGAGCTGCCGCTGGGGCTGGGCAGCCGGCACATGGCCGCGGCCTCGGTGACCCGGCAGACCGGGGCGGTCGCGATAGTCGTCTCGGAGAGCTCGATGGTCCGGATGTTCGACGATGGGGAGCTCATCTCGGAGATCGTCCCAGAGTTCTGGATGTGGGACGGGTACAACTCCCGCCTCGAAGGCAGGACCTTCACCCGCACGGAGGAGGACATCACCGTCATCGGGAAGTCCGACTGA
- the wrbA gene encoding NAD(P)H:quinone oxidoreductase: protein MAVRVAVIYYSATGNVYRLARAVEEGAREAGAEVRLRKVRELAPQEAIKSNQGWYEHSLETQDVPEASLEDLEWADAFVFGTPTRFGNVSAQLKQFLDTTGPLWAEGKLADKVASAFTSAQNAHGGQETTIATLYNVFAHWGAVIVPPGYTAQEVFEAGGNPYGASSTGREEGPTGEELAAARYQGRRVVEKAAALVRSRV, encoded by the coding sequence ATGGCGGTCAGGGTAGCGGTGATCTACTACAGTGCGACGGGCAACGTCTACCGGCTGGCGCGGGCTGTCGAGGAGGGTGCCCGGGAGGCCGGGGCGGAGGTGCGTCTGCGCAAGGTACGGGAGCTGGCGCCGCAGGAGGCGATAAAGAGCAACCAGGGCTGGTACGAGCATTCGCTCGAGACGCAGGACGTACCGGAGGCGAGCCTGGAGGATCTGGAGTGGGCGGACGCGTTCGTCTTCGGGACGCCGACGCGGTTCGGGAACGTCTCGGCGCAGCTCAAGCAGTTCCTCGACACGACGGGTCCGCTGTGGGCGGAGGGGAAGCTCGCGGACAAGGTGGCGAGCGCGTTCACGAGCGCGCAGAACGCCCACGGCGGGCAGGAGACGACCATCGCGACGCTCTACAACGTGTTCGCGCACTGGGGTGCGGTGATCGTACCGCCCGGGTACACCGCTCAGGAGGTCTTCGAGGCGGGGGGCAACCCCTACGGGGCGAGCAGCACCGGGCGCGAGGAGGGGCCGACCGGGGAGGAGCTCGCCGCGGCCCGCTACCAGGGACGCCGGGTGGTCGAGAAGGCTGCGGCCCTGGTAAGGAGCCGGGTGTAG
- a CDS encoding DHA2 family efflux MFS transporter permease subunit, translating to MSDQKGRVRGNRWAVMAVLVLGLFMTLLDLTIVNIAIPRIIDGIGASLDEVLWVLNAYSLLYAVLLITAGRLGDILGPRNLFIAGIALFTAASVASGLARDPAQLIAARALQGLGAALLAPQGLPLMTSLFPPGQRGAVFALNGIVSGLAVLAGPTLGGFIVTHLGWRWIFYVNVPVGLAVIALAFALVPDLRPGRRHRLDLTGVLLATAGLLGVVFGLIEGERHDWGKVYSFITIPEIICAGASLLAIFLIHQRFHQNSEPLVPFAVFRDRNFTLMTLVLAAIGFAMLGVYLPLTIYLQSVLGYSALAAGLTIAPQPLAMMLVSPFAGILADRMGGKYVLLFGLPVFASGVGYIDWVAHAGSPRWIFLPGLIASGAGLACVWGPVYSIATRNLRPELAGAASGVLNTTQELGGVIAGAAVGALLQNRLASALHDQATSRSSQLPPQVRDRFVAGFGHAAKRGFEVGAGQTGGGTHLPRSVPPQLAHRIESAAHSVFTHGFVDAMHPTMVLPIAVVLLAALGCLAVDNRRKDHQVFMTEDTTTG from the coding sequence ATGTCTGACCAGAAAGGCCGGGTGCGGGGCAACCGCTGGGCGGTGATGGCGGTGCTCGTTCTGGGCCTCTTCATGACGTTGCTCGACCTGACCATCGTCAACATCGCCATACCGAGGATCATAGACGGCATCGGGGCCTCGCTCGATGAGGTTCTGTGGGTCCTCAACGCCTACAGCCTGCTCTACGCGGTGCTGCTCATCACCGCCGGAAGGCTCGGCGATATCCTCGGGCCGCGCAACCTGTTCATCGCGGGCATCGCCCTCTTCACCGCGGCCTCGGTCGCAAGCGGCCTCGCCCGGGACCCGGCCCAGCTCATCGCCGCCCGCGCGCTGCAGGGGCTCGGGGCCGCGCTCCTGGCCCCGCAGGGTCTCCCCCTCATGACCAGCCTCTTCCCGCCCGGACAGCGCGGGGCCGTCTTCGCTCTAAACGGCATAGTGAGTGGGCTCGCAGTACTCGCCGGGCCGACCTTGGGCGGCTTCATCGTCACCCATCTGGGGTGGCGTTGGATCTTCTACGTCAATGTGCCCGTGGGCCTCGCCGTCATCGCCCTCGCCTTCGCCCTCGTCCCCGACCTCCGGCCCGGACGCCGCCACCGGCTCGACCTCACCGGAGTCCTCCTAGCCACCGCCGGACTCCTCGGCGTCGTCTTCGGCCTCATCGAAGGCGAGCGCCACGACTGGGGGAAGGTCTACTCTTTCATAACCATACCCGAGATCATCTGCGCGGGCGCGTCTCTCCTCGCCATCTTCCTCATCCACCAGCGCTTCCACCAGAACAGCGAGCCGCTCGTACCCTTCGCCGTCTTCAGGGACCGCAACTTCACCCTGATGACGCTCGTCCTGGCGGCGATAGGCTTCGCGATGCTCGGCGTCTACCTCCCCCTGACGATCTACCTGCAGTCGGTCCTGGGCTACAGCGCGCTCGCGGCCGGGCTCACCATAGCGCCGCAACCTCTCGCGATGATGCTCGTCTCCCCCTTCGCTGGCATCCTCGCAGACAGGATGGGCGGCAAGTACGTCCTCCTCTTCGGCCTCCCGGTCTTCGCCTCCGGAGTGGGCTACATAGACTGGGTCGCCCACGCAGGCTCCCCCCGCTGGATCTTCCTGCCCGGCCTGATCGCGAGCGGCGCAGGGCTCGCCTGCGTCTGGGGCCCGGTCTACAGCATCGCTACCCGGAACCTCAGGCCCGAGCTCGCAGGTGCGGCATCCGGGGTGCTCAACACCACCCAGGAGCTCGGCGGCGTCATCGCCGGCGCAGCCGTCGGCGCCCTCCTTCAGAACCGCCTCGCCTCAGCCCTCCACGACCAGGCCACAAGCCGCTCCTCGCAGCTCCCGCCGCAGGTCCGCGACCGCTTCGTGGCGGGTTTCGGTCACGCCGCGAAGAGAGGCTTCGAGGTGGGAGCCGGCCAGACGGGAGGCGGGACGCACCTACCGCGGAGCGTACCCCCGCAGCTCGCTCACCGCATAGAGAGCGCCGCCCACAGCGTCTTCACCCACGGCTTCGTGGACGCGATGCACCCGACGATGGTGCTCCCGATAGCCGTCGTCCTGCTCGCCGCCCTGGGCTGCCTCGCCGTGGACAACCGGCGCAAAGATCATCAGGTGTTCATGACCGAAGACACAACCACCGGATAG
- a CDS encoding iron-containing alcohol dehydrogenase: protein MRAGTHTFLPTRRVHFGAGSVARLEEEARPYGRAFVVTGRTLDEKTDLVRRVEGLLGERHAGTFAGMGEHTPGSAVERAAERAREADLLVAFGGGSVVDGTKAVAARVGYPQQVAVPTTLSGAEWAHLVGVTDEAAGRKAGFADERAVPPVVILDPELTLATPERLWLSTGIRALDHAVEGILYGGEHPVTDVTGVEGARRLVRLLPRSKREPGDVEVRGELQVASWLAYFAPLNTPMGISHVLGRRLGASYGIPHGITSCITLAPSLEVMREGFASQRWELLSGALGGDPPERVAALVRELGLPHRLRDFGVPEEDLEKVASEFGERAARALEILRRAY, encoded by the coding sequence GTGAGAGCGGGGACGCACACCTTCCTTCCCACGCGCCGGGTGCATTTCGGCGCGGGCAGCGTCGCGAGGCTCGAGGAGGAGGCGCGGCCGTACGGCCGCGCCTTCGTCGTCACCGGCCGGACGCTCGACGAAAAGACGGACCTGGTGAGGAGGGTGGAGGGGCTTCTGGGGGAGCGTCACGCCGGGACCTTCGCCGGGATGGGCGAGCACACGCCGGGGAGCGCCGTGGAGCGGGCGGCGGAGCGGGCGCGGGAGGCCGACCTCCTAGTCGCCTTCGGCGGGGGGAGCGTCGTAGACGGGACGAAGGCGGTGGCTGCGAGAGTCGGTTACCCGCAGCAGGTCGCCGTCCCGACGACCCTCTCGGGGGCCGAGTGGGCGCACCTCGTCGGGGTGACCGACGAGGCCGCCGGGCGCAAGGCGGGGTTTGCGGACGAACGGGCGGTGCCGCCGGTGGTCATACTCGACCCCGAGCTCACGCTCGCCACGCCCGAGAGGCTCTGGCTCTCGACCGGCATCCGGGCGCTCGACCACGCGGTGGAGGGAATCCTCTACGGGGGGGAGCACCCGGTGACCGACGTGACCGGGGTTGAGGGTGCGCGGCGTCTGGTGCGGCTTCTTCCGCGCTCGAAGCGCGAGCCCGGGGACGTGGAGGTGCGGGGTGAGCTTCAGGTCGCATCCTGGCTCGCGTACTTCGCCCCGCTGAACACCCCGATGGGGATCTCACACGTGCTCGGGCGCAGGTTGGGGGCGAGCTACGGTATACCGCACGGCATCACCTCGTGCATCACGCTCGCCCCGAGTCTGGAGGTCATGCGGGAGGGCTTCGCCTCACAAAGGTGGGAGCTTCTCTCCGGGGCGCTCGGCGGGGACCCGCCGGAGAGGGTGGCGGCGCTGGTCCGGGAGCTCGGTCTCCCGCACAGGCTGCGGGACTTCGGCGTGCCCGAAGAAGACCTGGAGAAGGTGGCTTCGGAGTTCGGGGAGCGCGCCGCCCGGGCGCTCGAGATACTGCGCCGGGCCTACTGA
- a CDS encoding MarR family winged helix-turn-helix transcriptional regulator: MNRGSGEEIRETTGHLLARVSRAHRGRVGRELAALGLHPGQELVLAELWREDGLRVCELAGRLGVEPPTATRMVQRLERCGFVERRRDPEDARSFRVYLSGRGRSAVERVFRCWEQVEQEALDGLSSEERALLRGLLERVRGNLEGVTGVNE; this comes from the coding sequence GTGAACCGCGGAAGCGGAGAAGAGATCAGGGAGACCACCGGGCATCTGCTGGCCCGGGTGAGCAGGGCTCACCGGGGCAGGGTCGGGCGTGAGCTGGCGGCGCTGGGACTGCACCCGGGTCAGGAGCTGGTACTGGCGGAGCTGTGGCGGGAGGACGGTCTGCGGGTATGCGAGCTGGCCGGGAGGCTTGGGGTGGAACCGCCGACGGCGACCCGGATGGTCCAGCGTCTGGAGCGCTGCGGGTTCGTCGAGAGGCGGAGGGACCCCGAGGATGCGCGCAGCTTCCGGGTGTATCTGTCCGGGCGAGGACGGAGTGCGGTGGAACGCGTCTTCCGCTGCTGGGAGCAGGTCGAGCAGGAGGCGCTCGACGGTCTGAGCAGCGAAGAGAGGGCTCTTCTGCGAGGCCTTCTGGAGAGGGTACGGGGCAACCTGGAGGGGGTGACGGGCGTTAACGAGTAG
- a CDS encoding ring-cleaving dioxygenase, whose amino-acid sequence MGETKTVTHGIHHLTAIAGPPRENVLFYSEVLGMRLVKKTVNFDDPTTYHLYYGDGTGSPGTIITFFPWPGAPKGRKGSGQVITTAVSVPAGSLGYWTQRLIENGVRFEKPRERFGDTVLGFQDPDGLRLELVAGRKETRQGYFGGPVPPESAVRGLHHVTLAVEGAEKTAELLTEHLGFRKVGETEGRVRFAAGDGKPGSLVDVSEAAGFPGGSTGVGTVHHVAFRVPDEESQLALREELSSLGYHVTPVMDRKYFRSVYFREPGGVLFEIATDPPGFTVDEDPDHLGERLQLPPWLEPQRTSLEGLLPALSRG is encoded by the coding sequence ATGGGCGAGACGAAGACCGTAACCCACGGGATACACCACCTCACCGCGATAGCCGGTCCGCCGCGTGAGAACGTGCTGTTCTACTCGGAGGTCCTGGGGATGCGTCTGGTGAAGAAGACGGTGAACTTCGACGACCCCACGACCTACCACCTCTACTACGGCGACGGGACCGGCAGCCCCGGCACGATCATCACCTTCTTCCCCTGGCCGGGCGCCCCGAAGGGACGCAAGGGGTCGGGGCAGGTGATCACGACCGCCGTCTCCGTACCCGCGGGCTCGCTCGGATACTGGACACAGAGGCTCATAGAAAATGGAGTCCGCTTCGAAAAGCCGCGTGAGCGGTTCGGGGACACGGTTCTCGGCTTCCAGGATCCTGACGGGTTACGTCTGGAGCTCGTCGCAGGCAGGAAGGAGACCCGGCAGGGATACTTCGGCGGTCCCGTCCCACCGGAGAGCGCGGTGCGCGGGCTGCACCACGTCACGCTCGCCGTCGAAGGTGCCGAGAAGACCGCGGAGCTTCTCACCGAACACCTCGGTTTCCGGAAGGTCGGCGAGACGGAGGGCCGGGTTCGGTTCGCGGCCGGTGACGGGAAGCCGGGCTCGCTCGTGGACGTCTCGGAGGCCGCGGGGTTCCCGGGCGGCAGCACGGGGGTGGGCACCGTCCACCACGTGGCCTTCCGGGTCCCGGACGAAGAGAGCCAGCTCGCGCTGAGGGAGGAACTGTCCTCCCTCGGGTACCACGTAACACCGGTGATGGACCGCAAGTACTTCCGCTCGGTCTACTTCCGCGAGCCCGGCGGCGTCCTCTTCGAGATCGCAACCGACCCTCCCGGCTTCACCGTAGACGAGGACCCCGACCACCTCGGAGAGAGGCTCCAGCTGCCACCGTGGCTCGAACCTCAGCGCACGAGTCTGGAAGGACTCCTCCCCGCCCTCTCCAGAGGCTGA
- a CDS encoding NADP-dependent oxidoreductase, whose translation MRAVAIDGFGGRERMRLVELPKPEVSPEGVLVRVRAAGVGPWDVKEREGLFGRRSFPHVLGLEGAGVVEAAGPQAGGFAEGDEVYLASGGCYAEYVTAPAGVVAHKPASLSFEEAAAVPIAGCTAHQALFDEIGLRRGETILITGATGGVGTFAVQLASGVIGARVIGTASPRNHDYLRDLGAEAAIDYHGDWVSAVREAAPDGVDAVFDCVGGETFRRSFGAVRDGGRVVSIVAFGEEVGRGISYHAFSATSDRPRLERLAEMIDAGRLHVEVADVLPLASAAEAHERVESGHTRGKIVLRVADQ comes from the coding sequence ATGCGAGCGGTGGCGATAGACGGTTTCGGCGGCCGGGAGCGCATGCGGCTCGTAGAGCTCCCGAAACCGGAAGTCTCCCCCGAGGGCGTGCTCGTACGCGTCCGGGCCGCCGGGGTCGGCCCCTGGGACGTCAAGGAGCGCGAGGGGCTCTTCGGGCGAAGGAGCTTCCCCCACGTCCTCGGGCTCGAGGGCGCGGGCGTGGTCGAGGCGGCCGGTCCGCAGGCCGGAGGGTTCGCCGAGGGGGATGAGGTCTACCTCGCTTCGGGCGGCTGCTACGCGGAGTACGTCACCGCCCCGGCCGGGGTCGTGGCCCACAAACCGGCCTCGCTCTCCTTCGAGGAGGCCGCGGCGGTCCCGATCGCGGGCTGCACGGCGCATCAGGCTCTCTTCGACGAGATAGGGCTCCGCCGCGGCGAGACCATCCTCATCACCGGGGCCACGGGCGGTGTGGGCACCTTCGCCGTCCAGCTGGCTTCCGGCGTGATCGGGGCGCGGGTCATAGGGACCGCGAGCCCCCGCAACCACGACTACCTGCGCGATCTCGGCGCAGAGGCGGCCATCGACTACCACGGCGACTGGGTCTCGGCGGTGAGGGAAGCCGCTCCGGACGGTGTTGACGCCGTCTTCGACTGCGTCGGCGGCGAGACCTTCAGAAGGAGCTTCGGCGCGGTGCGCGACGGCGGGCGCGTCGTCTCGATAGTCGCCTTCGGCGAGGAGGTGGGGCGTGGGATCTCCTACCACGCCTTCAGCGCGACCTCCGACCGCCCCAGGCTGGAGAGGTTAGCGGAGATGATCGACGCCGGCAGGCTGCACGTCGAGGTCGCGGACGTCCTGCCGCTCGCGAGTGCGGCCGAGGCCCACGAGCGGGTGGAGTCCGGCCACACCCGCGGCAAGATCGTACTCAGGGTCGCGGATCAGTAG
- a CDS encoding DoxX family protein, with the protein MKDLSQLVLRGTAGTLLAGHGGQKLFGWFGGPGPEGTRGMMETLNLKPAERWAFVGGASEFGGGVLTALGLFHPVGPLGIIGAMAMAARKVHWNKPIWATEGGAELPLTNMAIALALMLSGPDRYSLDRLFGIRLPGWVGPVGLVVALAIVAKAVQESEREIQEEGE; encoded by the coding sequence GTGAAAGATCTTTCGCAGCTTGTGCTGAGGGGTACTGCGGGGACACTCCTCGCCGGTCACGGGGGGCAGAAGCTCTTCGGTTGGTTCGGGGGCCCCGGCCCCGAGGGAACCAGGGGTATGATGGAGACGCTCAACCTCAAACCCGCCGAGCGCTGGGCGTTCGTGGGCGGTGCCTCGGAGTTCGGTGGCGGGGTGCTCACCGCGCTCGGGCTCTTCCACCCGGTGGGGCCGCTCGGGATCATCGGGGCGATGGCGATGGCGGCGCGCAAGGTGCACTGGAACAAGCCGATCTGGGCGACGGAGGGCGGTGCGGAGCTTCCGCTCACCAACATGGCGATCGCGCTTGCGCTCATGCTCTCCGGACCCGACAGGTACTCTCTGGACCGGCTCTTCGGCATCCGGCTGCCCGGCTGGGTGGGGCCGGTCGGTCTCGTGGTCGCGCTCGCTATCGTCGCGAAAGCCGTTCAGGAGAGCGAGAGAGAGATACAGGAGGAGGGAGAGTAG
- a CDS encoding SgcJ/EcaC family oxidoreductase, translating into MQKKTPHPNDEAAIQGLIQELGEAWDRGDADAYASLFTEDADYVVFDGTHLKGRQEIAEAHRPLFDRFMKGSRLVTESSSLRFLSPDVALIHSRGAILRAHQNHPSSRRLSVQTMVAVREGEKGWRLAAFQNTRYRPFARTLLGRLLALAHFTPRPG; encoded by the coding sequence ATGCAGAAGAAAACACCACACCCGAATGACGAAGCCGCCATCCAGGGCCTCATACAGGAGTTAGGTGAGGCCTGGGACCGGGGTGATGCCGACGCTTACGCCTCCCTGTTCACCGAAGACGCCGACTACGTCGTCTTCGACGGGACGCATCTCAAAGGACGCCAGGAGATCGCCGAGGCCCACCGGCCGCTCTTCGATCGGTTCATGAAAGGCTCCCGCCTCGTCACCGAGTCCTCCTCGCTGCGCTTCCTCTCACCCGACGTGGCTCTCATCCACAGCAGGGGAGCCATCCTCCGGGCACACCAGAATCACCCCTCGAGCCGGCGGCTCTCCGTCCAGACGATGGTCGCCGTCAGAGAAGGAGAGAAAGGCTGGCGCCTCGCCGCGTTCCAGAACACCCGCTACCGGCCGTTCGCCCGAACCCTCCTCGGACGACTGCTGGCGCTCGCACACTTCACGCCACGCCCGGGATGA
- a CDS encoding MarR family winged helix-turn-helix transcriptional regulator encodes MSSGSPKKREELLVELEREVRQTNVLGEFFFRAIADRVGLNAIDLQVVNILDITGPVTAGELAEMTGVTTGAITGLINRLERVGLVRRERDPGDRRRVIVRLVPNEEFMRKAGPIFDSIGRSWAGLVSDYDDEQLAFLVDFLRRSNAMTRAEIYKLRGGEGGEFVSPLGGVERGKLVFAAGASRVIISADPDLEELYRAHFEGPSPEVREKGGTVTIRYPRRFRPMEWRRRSGRVTLNAGIPWEIEVRGGASELVADLAVLKLSSLEIKGGASKVEVSLPELEGTVPVRISGGASGITLSRPQGAAARLVVKGGVSGLNFDDQHLGAVGGTLRLQSKGYESSEDRYEIVLSGGASRLDVVIR; translated from the coding sequence TTGTCAAGTGGGTCACCGAAAAAACGCGAGGAGTTGCTGGTGGAGCTGGAGAGGGAGGTCCGCCAGACGAACGTGCTCGGGGAGTTCTTCTTCCGGGCCATAGCGGACAGGGTCGGGTTGAACGCGATAGATCTGCAGGTCGTGAACATACTGGACATCACCGGGCCGGTGACGGCGGGTGAGCTCGCGGAGATGACGGGGGTGACGACCGGGGCGATCACGGGTCTTATCAACCGGCTGGAGAGGGTTGGGCTGGTGCGGCGGGAGAGGGACCCGGGCGACCGCCGGCGGGTGATCGTCCGGCTGGTTCCGAACGAGGAGTTCATGCGTAAGGCCGGTCCGATCTTCGACTCCATCGGGAGGTCCTGGGCCGGGCTGGTCTCCGACTACGACGACGAGCAGCTGGCCTTCCTGGTGGACTTCCTGAGGCGGAGCAACGCGATGACCAGGGCTGAGATCTACAAGCTGCGAGGGGGGGAGGGAGGGGAGTTCGTATCACCGCTCGGTGGGGTGGAGCGCGGGAAGCTGGTGTTCGCGGCCGGGGCGTCGCGGGTGATCATCAGCGCCGACCCGGACCTGGAGGAACTTTACCGGGCGCACTTCGAGGGGCCCTCTCCCGAGGTGAGGGAGAAGGGCGGCACCGTCACCATCCGCTATCCGCGGCGCTTCAGGCCGATGGAGTGGCGCAGGAGGTCCGGGAGGGTCACGCTGAACGCCGGAATACCGTGGGAGATCGAGGTTCGGGGAGGGGCTTCGGAGCTCGTGGCGGACCTCGCGGTTCTCAAGCTCTCCTCGCTCGAGATCAAAGGCGGAGCCAGCAAGGTAGAGGTCTCTCTACCCGAACTGGAGGGCACGGTGCCGGTGCGCATCTCCGGCGGGGCGAGCGGCATAACGTTGAGCCGCCCGCAGGGGGCGGCCGCGCGGCTGGTCGTGAAGGGAGGGGTCAGCGGGCTGAATTTCGACGACCAGCACCTCGGCGCGGTGGGAGGGACGCTAAGGCTGCAGAGTAAGGGTTACGAGAGCTCGGAAGACCGCTACGAGATCGTGCTCTCCGGCGGGGCGAGCAGGCTGGACGTTGTCATCCGCTAG